In a genomic window of Methanosarcina horonobensis HB-1 = JCM 15518:
- the porA gene encoding pyruvate synthase subunit PorA — MIDPAYKGKMVVVEGSYAVAHAAKICRPNVISAYPITPQTHIVEDLSQFMADGEIPNCEYINVESEFSAISALIGASAVGARTYSATTSQGLLLMHEALFNASGMRLPIIMTVANRAVGAPINIWNDHQDSISQRDTGWIQLYVEDVQEASDTLPQLYKIAEDSEVMMPGMVCMDGFILSHVYEPVVLLEQELTDNFLPSFQPENVLDPEDPKTFGAFAAPDTYEEFRYLQEQAMQKALPKIEAVAKEFEEVFGRFHGGLVDGYKLDDAEIIVMSMGSILGTVKDVVDQYRAKGEKIGVLKVRSFRPFPVEQVRKAVKNAHAVVVLDKNISIGTNEGALFTETKSCLYNSKIRVPIMGYTVGHGGRDIRAESIVKVIEETKKAAKSGITVESRFLDLREELL; from the coding sequence ATGATTGACCCGGCATATAAGGGAAAAATGGTGGTAGTGGAAGGCTCCTACGCTGTGGCCCATGCTGCAAAAATCTGCCGTCCAAACGTAATCTCAGCCTACCCGATTACTCCTCAGACACATATCGTTGAAGACCTGTCTCAGTTCATGGCAGATGGAGAAATCCCCAACTGTGAGTACATTAACGTAGAATCGGAATTCTCGGCAATCTCTGCCCTGATAGGAGCATCTGCAGTAGGCGCAAGAACCTATTCAGCCACTACTTCGCAAGGACTTCTGCTCATGCATGAGGCGCTTTTTAACGCTTCAGGAATGAGGCTCCCGATTATAATGACTGTGGCAAACAGGGCAGTTGGAGCTCCAATCAATATATGGAATGACCACCAGGACTCAATTTCCCAGAGAGACACAGGCTGGATTCAGCTCTATGTAGAAGACGTTCAGGAAGCTTCTGATACTCTTCCCCAGCTCTACAAGATTGCAGAAGATAGTGAGGTCATGATGCCAGGTATGGTCTGTATGGACGGTTTTATCCTGTCTCACGTTTACGAGCCTGTTGTCCTGCTTGAACAGGAACTGACAGACAATTTCCTCCCATCTTTCCAGCCTGAAAATGTCCTTGATCCTGAAGATCCCAAGACCTTCGGAGCTTTTGCAGCCCCGGATACCTATGAAGAATTCAGGTACCTGCAGGAACAGGCAATGCAGAAAGCTCTTCCGAAGATCGAAGCTGTCGCAAAGGAATTCGAAGAAGTCTTTGGCAGGTTCCATGGAGGGCTTGTTGACGGGTACAAACTCGATGACGCTGAAATTATAGTCATGTCCATGGGCTCTATTCTCGGAACTGTTAAGGATGTTGTTGACCAGTACAGGGCAAAAGGAGAAAAAATCGGCGTCTTGAAGGTCAGGTCCTTCAGGCCTTTCCCGGTCGAGCAGGTCCGCAAAGCTGTTAAGAACGCTCATGCAGTTGTCGTGCTTGACAAGAACATCTCAATAGGTACAAACGAAGGAGCTCTCTTTACCGAAACAAAGTCCTGCCTCTACAACAGCAAAATCCGCGTACCTATAATGGGTTACACTGTTGGACACGGAGGCCGTGATATCCGTGCAGAGAGCATAGTAAAGGTTATTGAGGAGACAAAGAAAGCTGCAAAATCCGGAATCACGGTTGAAAGCCGATTCCTGGATCTCAGGGAGGAGTTGCTATGA
- the porB gene encoding pyruvate synthase subunit PorB, which translates to MSKAAPKTYIASGHSGCAGCCDAFAAKFTLMGAGPNCIVVNPTGCLEVMSTPFPNSSWQVPWIHSLFENAGAVASGVEAALKALGKKNDTKVVSIGGDGSTMDIGIGALSGAFERGHDFTYVCMDNEAYMNTGIQRSSGTPFDASTTTSPAGKVSFGNPRPKKDMPAIMAAHGSPYVATTSIGYPRDMMRKVKKATEIVGPTYVHAHAPCTTGWGFDTSKTLEVAKLAVETCLWPMYEMENGEITQVRKVKDPKPVEDYLRVQKRFKHLFTMEGGEEEIKKIQAMADWNIKYYGLQ; encoded by the coding sequence ATGAGTAAAGCTGCACCTAAAACATATATTGCTTCCGGGCACAGCGGCTGTGCAGGCTGTTGTGACGCCTTTGCTGCAAAGTTCACACTCATGGGCGCAGGCCCAAATTGTATTGTGGTTAACCCTACAGGCTGCCTTGAGGTGATGTCCACTCCTTTCCCGAATTCTTCCTGGCAGGTCCCGTGGATCCACTCCCTCTTTGAAAACGCAGGCGCAGTGGCTTCAGGTGTAGAAGCTGCCTTAAAAGCCCTTGGCAAAAAGAATGACACCAAGGTCGTATCAATAGGAGGCGATGGCTCTACTATGGACATAGGAATCGGTGCTCTTTCAGGTGCCTTTGAGCGCGGCCACGACTTCACCTATGTGTGTATGGACAACGAAGCCTACATGAACACTGGAATTCAGCGCAGTAGCGGGACTCCATTCGACGCCAGCACCACAACAAGTCCGGCCGGAAAAGTTTCCTTTGGAAACCCGCGCCCCAAAAAGGACATGCCTGCTATTATGGCAGCCCACGGTTCTCCGTATGTAGCCACAACCTCAATAGGCTACCCGAGAGACATGATGCGTAAAGTTAAGAAAGCCACAGAAATAGTGGGCCCGACTTACGTCCATGCCCATGCACCCTGTACAACAGGCTGGGGCTTTGACACATCCAAGACCCTGGAAGTTGCCAAACTAGCAGTCGAAACCTGCCTCTGGCCAATGTACGAAATGGAAAACGGAGAAATCACACAGGTCAGAAAGGTCAAGGACCCAAAACCAGTCGAGGATTACCTGAGAGTTCAGAAACGCTTCAAACACCTCTTCACAATGGAAGGCGGCGAAGAAGAAATCAAGAAAATCCAGGCAATGGCTGACTGGAATATAAAATACTACGGACTTCAGTAA